A window from Candidatus Nitrospira neomarina encodes these proteins:
- a CDS encoding methionine adenosyltransferase, with protein sequence MKTRILIHQAPAVPVDAQPLEIVERKGKGHPDTICDALAEAVSIQLSKVYQETFGRILHHNIDKCLLVAGQVKLHLGGGRVTHPMRLILGDRASFGVPGKTIPVSDIAVETARTWIKSHLPNVNPDTHMRYQIELQPTSAELGAIFEHGSGVLPANDTSAGVGYAPLTPTERLVVDLEQYVNGTRFKRAFPETGEDVKVMAVRMDWMLSLTVAMPFLAKRITTEKAYFARKAKVLQNVQRFINEQPHSCKRVDVVVNALDRPGQGLKGMYLTLLGTSAEQGDSGQVGRGNRISGVIALNRPMSGEAAAGKNPVSHVGKIYNVWARELALKAYEQIPGVRDATVWMVSRIGAPVNEPLVVSAQVGVKKGFSLKRISGEVQELIKHELADMESFCDNLAKGQFGVY encoded by the coding sequence ATGAAGACCCGTATTCTGATTCATCAGGCACCAGCCGTGCCGGTCGACGCGCAACCTCTTGAAATTGTCGAGCGGAAAGGCAAGGGGCATCCCGATACGATTTGTGATGCCCTTGCTGAAGCCGTGTCCATTCAACTGTCCAAGGTGTATCAGGAAACCTTTGGTCGTATTTTGCACCATAATATCGATAAATGCCTGCTGGTGGCGGGTCAGGTGAAATTGCATCTGGGCGGTGGTCGGGTCACCCACCCGATGCGCCTGATCCTTGGGGACCGGGCTTCCTTCGGCGTTCCAGGAAAAACGATCCCCGTGTCTGACATCGCCGTTGAGACGGCGCGAACGTGGATCAAGAGCCATTTGCCCAATGTGAATCCCGATACCCACATGAGGTATCAAATTGAGTTGCAACCGACTTCTGCTGAACTCGGGGCGATTTTTGAACATGGATCGGGGGTACTTCCCGCGAACGATACTTCAGCCGGGGTCGGCTATGCTCCGCTGACTCCCACCGAACGATTGGTGGTGGATCTTGAGCAGTATGTAAACGGGACCCGGTTTAAGCGGGCGTTTCCGGAAACCGGTGAGGATGTCAAAGTCATGGCCGTTCGAATGGACTGGATGCTGTCACTGACGGTGGCCATGCCGTTTCTTGCCAAGCGGATCACCACAGAAAAAGCTTATTTTGCTCGAAAGGCGAAGGTCCTTCAGAATGTGCAGCGCTTTATTAATGAGCAACCTCATTCCTGTAAACGAGTGGACGTGGTCGTGAATGCGCTTGATCGCCCGGGTCAAGGACTGAAGGGCATGTATTTAACACTGTTGGGAACCTCTGCGGAGCAGGGAGATTCAGGACAGGTGGGACGGGGGAATCGCATTTCAGGGGTCATCGCGCTGAATCGACCAATGAGCGGGGAGGCCGCGGCCGGGAAAAACCCTGTCAGTCATGTCGGGAAAATTTATAATGTGTGGGCTCGTGAACTGGCCCTGAAGGCATATGAACAAATACCAGGGGTCCGCGATGCCACGGTATGGATGGTCAGTCGGATCGGTGCACCGGTGAACGAACCACTGGTTGTCTCAGCTCAGGTCGGGGTGAAGAAGGGATTTTCACTAAAGCGGATCTCGGGGGAGGTCCAGGAATTGATCAAACATGAGCTGGCCGACATGGAAAGTTTTTGTGATAACTTGGCCAAAGGGCAATTCGGAGTCTACTAA
- a CDS encoding CBS domain-containing protein, whose product MGLHAVATVGLRTIQQVATLHDFRFHHDQNGLAITQELLTSSLPGAPVVDPNGHCVGFISQFDVLAVLEAGRDVSQLTAKEIMVRDPIAIPSSTTLAEAVKIMKDHHFLVLPVEENGVVIGCLTRQDLLRAWVGLGLEQKD is encoded by the coding sequence ATGGGTCTTCATGCGGTCGCCACTGTCGGCCTCAGAACAATCCAACAAGTCGCCACACTCCATGATTTCCGTTTTCACCACGATCAGAATGGATTGGCCATAACACAAGAACTTCTCACATCTTCCTTGCCAGGCGCGCCGGTGGTCGATCCTAACGGGCACTGCGTTGGGTTCATCAGCCAATTTGATGTGCTGGCCGTGCTGGAAGCGGGGCGGGATGTCAGCCAATTAACCGCAAAGGAGATTATGGTGCGGGACCCTATTGCCATTCCTAGTTCCACCACATTAGCGGAGGCTGTCAAAATCATGAAAGACCATCATTTTCTGGTACTTCCAGTGGAGGAAAATGGTGTGGTGATAGGATGCCTGACCCGGCAGGATCTTTTACGGGCATGGGTGGGTTTGGGATTAGAGCAAAAAGACTAA
- a CDS encoding FmdB family zinc ribbon protein, which produces MPLYDYKCLKCGKECLLALTLKEHETGAATCPSCGSKELEQLITSFIARTSSKS; this is translated from the coding sequence ATGCCTCTGTATGATTACAAATGTCTCAAATGTGGCAAGGAATGCCTTCTAGCCCTCACGCTGAAAGAACATGAAACCGGGGCCGCAACATGTCCCTCATGTGGAAGCAAAGAACTAGAGCAACTGATCACAAGCTTTATTGCAAGAACCAGTTCGAAAAGTTGA
- a CDS encoding c-type cytochrome: MKKEQGLLSLVISVISCVCIVLWLGEVRAQQTTMISAGETIYRLHCLRCHGKAGDGRGPDSSTLIVPPTDFHSPESTGKSELDLRASVIWGLVFSPMHGWWDRLSSEEIREVIGYIRQLAPYQPRI, from the coding sequence ATGAAAAAAGAACAAGGCCTTCTCAGTCTGGTCATATCCGTTATCAGTTGTGTCTGCATCGTGTTATGGCTTGGAGAAGTCCGGGCTCAGCAGACCACTATGATCTCTGCGGGAGAAACCATTTATCGTCTGCATTGCCTCCGGTGTCATGGGAAGGCGGGCGACGGAAGGGGCCCGGATTCATCCACATTAATCGTGCCCCCAACAGATTTCCATTCTCCGGAATCCACAGGCAAAAGCGAGTTAGACCTTCGTGCGAGCGTTATTTGGGGCTTGGTCTTTAGCCCCATGCATGGTTGGTGGGATCGATTGAGTTCAGAGGAGATTCGGGAGGTAATCGGCTATATCCGGCAATTAGCCCCCTATCAACCCAGGATCTAA
- a CDS encoding alpha-amylase family glycosyl hydrolase, with product MKPQSSVFSSRSHPHLYEINTWVWLHDLSQKMNRTIRLGDVPDQEWDELQAKGFDYLWLMGLWERSPLGRRIARQHADLQKEYTKALPDWQEYEVVGSPYAIRAYQPDPELGSWEQLKDVLGKLHDRGIKLILDFVPNHTALDHEWTTRHPEYYVQGTSRDVTNFPSRFFPIETSQGIRYLAHGKDPNCPAWTDTAQLDYFNPDTREALMRELQQVANYCDGVRCDMAMLVLNEVFAQTWGNHVKGEVFPSGEFWTEAISLLPNSMWIAEVYWDREWELQQLGFHFTYDKRLYDRLRHSTPHEIALHLEADTIFQSKLVRFLENHDEPRSAVAFGNVRLPAVGVLMATLPGMRLYHQGQLTGKRIRIPVQLCRAQDEPPDEATVAFYDRILAITNEDVFHAGKWAMLTVHSSGDDSFNNVVAYQWTTERDWRLIVVNLSPMVAQAYICLNGVLVMESHTSPNYALYDQFSDLSFEGRRKDLIQSGLYVRLDPFGCHIFSVGDGSVEDGKSENKI from the coding sequence ATGAAACCGCAATCTTCGGTTTTTTCGTCTCGCTCACACCCGCATCTCTATGAAATCAATACCTGGGTGTGGTTGCATGACCTCTCTCAGAAAATGAACCGAACGATTCGTCTTGGTGACGTGCCTGATCAGGAGTGGGATGAGCTTCAGGCAAAGGGATTTGATTACCTGTGGCTCATGGGCCTATGGGAGCGCAGTCCTCTTGGCCGGCGGATTGCAAGACAACATGCTGATTTACAGAAGGAATACACCAAAGCGCTTCCCGATTGGCAGGAATACGAGGTCGTAGGTTCCCCTTATGCCATCCGGGCGTATCAGCCTGATCCTGAGCTGGGGTCCTGGGAGCAATTGAAGGACGTATTGGGAAAACTTCATGACCGCGGAATCAAATTGATTCTGGATTTTGTGCCCAATCACACCGCATTGGATCATGAGTGGACCACCAGACATCCGGAGTATTATGTTCAAGGAACCTCCAGAGATGTCACAAATTTCCCTTCCCGGTTTTTTCCCATCGAAACATCACAAGGCATTCGATATCTGGCACATGGCAAGGATCCCAATTGTCCTGCATGGACGGACACCGCGCAATTAGACTACTTCAATCCTGATACGCGTGAGGCGCTGATGCGCGAATTGCAACAAGTAGCCAATTATTGTGATGGCGTTCGCTGTGATATGGCCATGTTGGTGCTCAATGAGGTGTTTGCACAGACGTGGGGAAATCATGTGAAGGGCGAGGTCTTCCCTTCCGGGGAGTTCTGGACAGAAGCCATCTCTCTCCTGCCGAATTCTATGTGGATTGCCGAGGTCTATTGGGATCGGGAATGGGAGCTTCAACAACTTGGCTTTCACTTTACTTACGATAAAAGATTGTATGACCGGCTTCGCCATTCGACTCCACATGAGATCGCCCTGCATCTTGAGGCTGATACGATCTTTCAAAGCAAACTTGTGCGGTTTTTGGAAAATCACGATGAGCCGAGAAGTGCTGTGGCGTTTGGTAACGTCCGTCTCCCTGCGGTCGGGGTCCTGATGGCCACATTGCCGGGCATGCGTTTGTATCATCAAGGGCAACTCACTGGAAAACGTATCCGGATTCCGGTTCAACTCTGTCGAGCCCAGGACGAACCCCCTGATGAAGCGACCGTCGCGTTTTACGACCGAATTCTGGCGATCACCAATGAAGACGTGTTTCACGCCGGGAAATGGGCCATGCTCACTGTGCATTCTTCCGGCGACGATTCTTTCAATAATGTCGTGGCGTATCAATGGACAACCGAGCGGGATTGGAGACTCATCGTGGTGAACCTGAGTCCCATGGTGGCCCAGGCGTATATTTGCCTAAACGGAGTGCTTGTAATGGAATCGCACACCTCCCCCAACTACGCCTTGTATGACCAGTTCAGCGATCTATCCTTTGAGGGTAGACGAAAGGATCTCATCCAAAGCGGATTGTACGTCCGTCTCGATCCTTTCGGATGTCATATCTTTTCTGTGGGAGATGGATCCGTTGAGGATGGAAAAAGTGAAAATAAGATATGA
- a CDS encoding MlaC/ttg2D family ABC transporter substrate-binding protein — protein sequence MALTVASVTLDVEAPTVVVRGTIDEIIRLVSDEGLKTPDQATHRRQLLEEIIGQHFDFEEMAKRSLAAHWRNRSEAEHQEFATLFQSLLSKTYAGKIENYSGEKVQYLKERLKDSFAEVQTTIASNKTEISLDYRLLLKDGNWRVYDVVVDGVSLVKNYRVQFDRIIRDSSYEELVKTLRDKSGDITAP from the coding sequence ATGGCTCTTACTGTGGCGAGTGTTACCTTGGATGTGGAAGCTCCTACTGTGGTGGTCAGAGGCACCATCGATGAGATCATCAGACTGGTGAGCGACGAAGGTCTCAAGACGCCGGATCAAGCGACCCATCGTCGGCAATTGTTGGAGGAGATTATTGGACAACATTTTGATTTTGAAGAGATGGCCAAACGATCCCTGGCCGCACATTGGAGAAATCGAAGTGAGGCGGAACATCAAGAATTTGCGACATTGTTTCAATCGCTTCTTTCGAAAACCTATGCAGGCAAAATTGAGAACTATTCCGGAGAAAAAGTCCAGTATCTCAAGGAACGGCTCAAAGACTCCTTTGCAGAAGTGCAGACCACTATTGCGTCAAACAAAACGGAAATCTCTCTTGATTACCGGCTCCTACTCAAAGATGGCAACTGGCGGGTGTACGATGTGGTGGTCGATGGAGTGAGTCTCGTGAAAAATTACCGGGTTCAATTCGATCGCATTATTCGGGATTCCTCCTACGAAGAATTGGTGAAAACCTTGCGAGACAAGTCCGGTGACATTACCGCTCCCTGA
- a CDS encoding PAS domain-containing sensor histidine kinase, with the protein MQQNLDISSLPREQNNLRIMADRMPGMIWIAGMDTRCTYFNTSWLTFTERTLEQELAMTWTDGIHPDDRQRCLDTYLEAFHGWLSFRMEHRLRRADGQYRWVLHSGVPWMTEDGDHGGYLGSCVDVTDLKRCKGALQAQHEDLGHLMQARTASLLVTNARLQQEMAEHKQAEHQLIEQQTQLRVLAAEVSVAEERERRRIAIGLHDDIGQVLALLKLKAGELTESEADGKTGQLLKDIRDLVNQAARATRSATFELSSPVLYELGLEAAIQSQGEQHTQQNGPAFHFKTDHQVTMLIDNTRVVIFRIVQELLRNIRKHACACNTTVSICRNGEHLQLTVEDDGVGFDASRIGHRVGPKGGFGLFSIREQVKGIGGRFKIMSSLGCGTQVLIVVPLG; encoded by the coding sequence ATGCAACAGAACCTCGATATTAGCTCGCTGCCGCGCGAACAAAATAACCTCCGCATCATGGCCGATAGGATGCCCGGCATGATCTGGATTGCGGGAATGGATACGCGCTGCACGTATTTCAATACGTCATGGTTAACGTTTACGGAACGAACGCTTGAGCAAGAGCTGGCGATGACGTGGACAGACGGGATTCATCCCGATGATCGCCAGCGATGTCTCGACACGTACTTGGAAGCGTTCCACGGCTGGCTGAGCTTTCGAATGGAGCACCGCCTGCGCCGGGCGGATGGCCAATATCGTTGGGTCTTACATAGCGGCGTGCCTTGGATGACAGAAGACGGCGACCATGGCGGATACTTGGGGTCGTGTGTCGATGTCACTGATCTCAAACGATGCAAAGGGGCTCTCCAAGCTCAGCATGAAGATCTCGGGCACCTCATGCAGGCCCGCACGGCCTCCCTGCTCGTGACCAATGCCCGCCTGCAACAGGAGATGGCTGAACACAAGCAGGCCGAGCATCAGCTGATTGAACAGCAAACTCAACTTCGTGTCTTGGCGGCAGAAGTCTCGGTGGCCGAAGAACGGGAACGGCGGCGAATTGCCATCGGTCTGCATGACGACATCGGGCAGGTCCTGGCGCTTCTCAAGCTCAAAGCAGGTGAGTTGACGGAATCGGAGGCCGACGGAAAAACCGGGCAGCTCCTCAAGGATATCCGCGACTTGGTGAATCAAGCCGCTCGGGCCACCCGCTCAGCCACGTTTGAGTTGAGTTCCCCGGTTCTCTACGAACTGGGGCTGGAGGCCGCCATCCAGAGCCAGGGTGAGCAGCACACACAACAAAACGGCCCCGCATTCCATTTTAAAACCGATCACCAGGTGACCATGCTGATTGATAACACGCGCGTCGTGATTTTTCGTATCGTCCAGGAACTATTGCGCAACATTCGGAAACACGCGTGCGCATGTAACACGACAGTCTCCATCTGTCGTAATGGGGAACACCTGCAACTGACCGTGGAAGATGACGGAGTGGGATTCGATGCGTCCCGCATCGGTCACAGGGTTGGTCCAAAGGGTGGGTTTGGTCTTTTCAGCATCAGGGAACAAGTGAAGGGCATCGGGGGGCGCTTCAAGATCATGTCGTCCCTGGGCTGTGGGACTCAAGTGCTCATTGTCGTTCCGTTAGGGTAA
- a CDS encoding response regulator transcription factor: MNTRILLADDHQIIREGLASLLERQSDMEVIQQVSDGLQAVNLSRDLRPDVVVMDVTMPGLNGIEATRLITNGVPAVKVLCLTVHEDTRFISAVLDAGASGYVHKDCAFEELVTAIHTVIGHQIYLCPRIAGTVVDDYKARRPESVASVFSQLTEREREIVQLLAEGQSTKAIADRLCLSVKTVGTHREHCMAKLQLQNLAQLTKYAIREGLTSVDS, from the coding sequence ATGAATACCCGAATTCTTCTGGCCGATGATCATCAGATTATCCGTGAGGGTCTTGCTTCTTTGTTGGAAAGGCAATCTGACATGGAAGTAATCCAGCAAGTCAGCGACGGGCTCCAAGCCGTGAACTTGAGCCGCGACTTGAGACCAGATGTGGTCGTCATGGATGTGACCATGCCCGGGTTGAACGGCATTGAGGCAACCCGCCTGATCACCAATGGCGTTCCTGCGGTGAAAGTGCTCTGTCTTACCGTGCATGAAGACACACGGTTCATTTCAGCCGTGCTCGACGCCGGTGCCTCAGGCTATGTGCACAAGGACTGTGCGTTTGAAGAACTGGTCACGGCCATTCATACCGTGATCGGGCACCAGATATACCTCTGTCCCCGAATCGCCGGCACGGTGGTGGATGACTACAAGGCCCGCCGGCCTGAATCAGTCGCTTCAGTCTTCTCGCAGTTGACAGAGCGAGAACGGGAGATTGTGCAGCTGCTCGCAGAAGGGCAAAGCACCAAAGCGATTGCCGATCGGTTGTGCCTGAGCGTGAAAACAGTCGGCACGCACCGCGAACATTGCATGGCCAAGTTGCAGCTCCAAAACCTGGCCCAGCTCACCAAGTATGCCATCCGGGAAGGCCTGACCTCCGTAGACTCGTAA